A genomic window from Pantoea phytobeneficialis includes:
- a CDS encoding AraC family transcriptional regulator, with amino-acid sequence MDLLSDVLQLLSAQSYVTTGQTTGPCWSMRYPGFSGMKFMAVRQGKIWFRLEAENHWRALSPGDGVIITRSAPFIMASDPALLPVSSESVPYVRKNGLADYGGEDSLLLAGKMEIDPVSAEQLLNVLPVVIPLHSTSDSSSTLNWLMTRLHDESQSNRPGSALAGNHLMHLVMIEGFRSWLFSEEAQLHGWIGALQDARIMRAVTAIHAEPAKSWQLMELAAIAGLSRAGFARRFTETTGTSPLNYVTHWRMQLASKALRLSTEPIKHLAFRLGYAAESTFSTVFRRVYGVSPSAHRAASRDGPLYRLSSFRDKHAASDKQE; translated from the coding sequence ATGGACCTGCTGTCTGATGTGCTTCAACTGCTGTCGGCACAAAGTTATGTGACCACCGGGCAGACCACCGGCCCCTGTTGGTCGATGCGTTACCCTGGCTTTTCCGGCATGAAATTTATGGCGGTCCGGCAGGGAAAAATTTGGTTTCGTCTGGAGGCAGAGAATCACTGGCGAGCGCTGTCGCCGGGTGACGGGGTCATTATTACGCGATCCGCACCTTTTATCATGGCCTCCGACCCGGCACTGCTGCCTGTCTCATCAGAAAGCGTGCCTTATGTGAGAAAAAATGGCCTGGCCGATTATGGCGGTGAAGACAGCCTGTTGCTGGCAGGAAAAATGGAGATTGATCCGGTTTCCGCTGAACAACTTCTCAACGTTTTGCCGGTGGTGATTCCTCTGCATTCCACTTCTGACTCCTCCTCCACACTTAACTGGCTGATGACCAGGCTGCATGATGAAAGCCAGTCAAATCGCCCCGGTTCGGCGCTGGCGGGCAACCATTTGATGCATCTGGTGATGATCGAAGGGTTTCGTAGTTGGTTATTTTCAGAGGAGGCACAGTTGCATGGCTGGATCGGCGCCTTGCAGGACGCACGGATCATGCGGGCGGTAACGGCAATTCATGCGGAACCGGCCAAAAGCTGGCAACTGATGGAGCTCGCCGCAATTGCCGGCCTGTCGCGTGCCGGTTTTGCCCGTCGTTTCACTGAAACGACCGGGACATCGCCCCTGAATTATGTCACCCACTGGAGAATGCAGCTCGCCAGCAAGGCCCTCCGACTTAGCACCGAACCGATCAAGCATCTGGCGTTTCGCCTGGGCTATGCCGCTGAAAGCACCTTCAGCACCGTCTTCCGGCGGGTTTACGGTGTCTCGCCTTCCGCGCATCGGGCTGCATCGCGCGATGGACCGCTGTATCGACTGTCCTCCTTCAGGGATAAACATGCTGCATCTGATAAGCAGGAATGA
- a CDS encoding MFS transporter has translation MTKLAPSVGMSQSLTLLFSIAGGMAVGNLYWVQPLLHDIGDAFHILPGHAGLLVTLTQIGYAVGVMLIVPLGDSHNRRRLIPAMMAVSALALLASALSPSFAFLLVSLFLVGLTTVTGQLLIPLAGDLAADNQRGRIVGTVVSGVLTGILASRTVSGLVADAFGWRAIYLFAAVMTLVLAAILWRALPGDRPRQAGSYLQLLSSVVTVVRQHPTVQVTLILGALGFSVFTLFWTGLTFLLSAPPFGFSASQIGLVGLVGLAGALAARRAGRLHDRGWSVGATGAALLLVMVSLIIAEAGATSIIAILVAVLLLDVAIQAINVLNQTRLFAVDAQARSRLNTAFVVSNFIGGAIGSALAGTLWQLGGWSGITTGEMMLTACALLIWLAQRRRLRGLS, from the coding sequence GTGACTAAACTGGCACCCTCAGTGGGGATGTCCCAAAGCCTGACCCTGTTATTCTCCATTGCTGGCGGTATGGCGGTGGGCAACCTGTATTGGGTACAGCCGCTGCTGCACGACATCGGTGATGCCTTCCATATCTTGCCGGGCCATGCGGGTTTGTTGGTGACGCTGACCCAGATTGGCTATGCCGTGGGTGTGATGTTGATTGTCCCCCTTGGCGATAGTCACAATCGCCGCCGCCTGATCCCGGCGATGATGGCGGTTTCCGCGCTTGCGCTGCTCGCCAGTGCGCTTTCTCCCTCCTTTGCTTTCCTGCTTGTCTCGCTGTTTTTGGTGGGTCTTACCACGGTGACGGGGCAACTGCTGATTCCACTGGCAGGTGACCTGGCGGCAGACAACCAGCGGGGCAGGATCGTCGGGACGGTGGTGTCAGGGGTGTTGACTGGCATTCTTGCGTCACGCACCGTCAGTGGGCTGGTGGCCGATGCATTTGGCTGGCGGGCTATTTATCTCTTTGCTGCGGTGATGACGCTGGTGTTGGCCGCGATCTTATGGCGTGCTCTGCCCGGTGATCGGCCACGTCAGGCGGGTTCATACCTGCAACTGTTGAGCTCCGTGGTGACGGTGGTGCGGCAGCATCCCACCGTGCAGGTGACACTGATATTAGGTGCCCTCGGTTTTTCGGTTTTTACGCTGTTCTGGACCGGACTGACGTTTTTACTCAGCGCGCCCCCGTTTGGATTTAGCGCCAGCCAGATTGGTCTGGTCGGCCTTGTGGGACTGGCCGGTGCGCTGGCGGCACGACGTGCCGGGCGCTTGCACGATCGGGGATGGTCGGTCGGTGCGACAGGGGCTGCGCTACTGCTGGTGATGGTTTCACTGATCATCGCGGAGGCCGGTGCAACATCCATCATCGCGATTCTGGTGGCGGTGTTATTGCTGGATGTGGCGATTCAGGCGATCAACGTACTTAATCAAACCCGGTTGTTCGCGGTGGACGCACAGGCCCGCAGTCGTCTGAATACGGCTTTTGTGGTCAGCAACTTTATCGGTGGGGCGATCGGTTCTGCGCTTGCCGGTACATTATGGCAACTGGGTGGCTGGTCAGGCATCACCACCGGGGAGATGATGCTGACCGCCTGCGCGCTGCTGATCTGGCTGGCACAACGCAGGCGGCTCAGGGGATTAAGTTAG
- a CDS encoding chloride channel protein: MTHPVGETKPLIRLVAVVMTGFLAGLAGMLLAMILHSIQHLAFGYSMDRIISPESFLQGVTDADHLRRLAAIITGGLVAGCGWWLLGRYGRKRVSIKAAVSSNATPMPPGTTTLHALLQIVTVALGSPLGREVAPREMGALAGGFMARRLGLAADEARTLIACGAGAGLAAVYNVPLAGALFTLEVLLLSFSWEKTLAAIITSAIAAWTATLGLGNESQYHFASGVLSPSFLAWAIVAGPVLGAGAWLFRKTTGAARAEVKDNWQMPVFCLLAFSLLAVLSLWFPELPGNGKGPMQLALSDSINFHHAAWLLGLKMVVILAVLRGGAEGGLLTPGLTVGGLLSLLLCVLWQLMFPGGDIGSFALVGGAAFLAASMQMPLTAVTLVMEFTHMNHDYFVPALLCAAGAVITCRVLEKTQR; encoded by the coding sequence ATGACTCATCCTGTTGGCGAAACGAAGCCGCTAATACGTCTGGTCGCTGTGGTGATGACCGGATTCCTCGCCGGTCTGGCGGGGATGCTTCTCGCCATGATCTTGCACAGCATTCAGCATCTCGCATTTGGTTACAGCATGGACCGCATCATCAGTCCCGAATCCTTTCTCCAGGGCGTGACCGATGCCGATCACTTGCGGCGTCTGGCCGCGATTATCACCGGCGGCCTGGTGGCGGGTTGTGGCTGGTGGTTACTGGGGCGCTATGGACGCAAACGTGTTTCTATCAAAGCCGCCGTTTCATCCAACGCCACACCGATGCCGCCAGGCACCACCACCCTGCACGCACTGCTGCAAATTGTCACCGTTGCCTTAGGATCACCGCTGGGGCGCGAAGTTGCCCCGCGTGAAATGGGGGCGCTGGCAGGCGGCTTTATGGCCCGTCGACTCGGATTAGCGGCTGATGAGGCGCGCACGCTGATAGCCTGTGGTGCCGGTGCCGGTCTGGCTGCCGTCTATAACGTGCCGCTGGCTGGTGCGCTGTTTACCCTCGAAGTGTTGTTGCTGTCATTCAGTTGGGAGAAAACGCTGGCGGCGATTATCACTTCGGCCATCGCTGCCTGGACCGCCACGCTGGGTTTGGGCAATGAATCACAATATCACTTTGCCTCTGGTGTCCTGTCTCCGTCATTTCTGGCATGGGCGATTGTTGCTGGCCCGGTGTTGGGAGCTGGTGCGTGGTTGTTCCGTAAAACCACCGGTGCCGCCCGCGCCGAGGTGAAAGACAACTGGCAGATGCCCGTATTCTGTTTGCTGGCATTTTCCCTGCTGGCTGTTCTCAGCCTCTGGTTCCCGGAACTACCAGGTAACGGCAAAGGCCCCATGCAACTGGCGCTGAGCGACAGCATCAATTTTCACCATGCGGCGTGGTTATTAGGTTTAAAAATGGTGGTGATTCTGGCGGTGTTACGCGGTGGTGCCGAAGGCGGGTTACTGACCCCTGGTCTGACGGTCGGTGGTCTGCTCAGCCTGCTGCTCTGCGTACTCTGGCAACTGATGTTCCCCGGTGGCGACATCGGCAGCTTTGCGCTGGTGGGCGGCGCCGCCTTCCTCGCCGCCTCGATGCAAATGCCGCTGACCGCCGTAACGCTGGTGATGGAGTTTACCCATATGAACCATGACTATTTTGTCCCCGCCCTGCTGTGTGCCGCAGGTGCGGTGATCACCTGCCGGGTACTGGAGAAAACGCAGCGTTAA
- a CDS encoding (R)-mandelonitrile lyase yields MLKIIANGSVPSRKGPEEYFTGTVRIDAPFSGTESARVGGATVTFEPGARTAWHTHPFGQTLIITHGQGWIQCEGEETVVMNQGDIVFIPEGVKHWHGATPDNAMTHIAIAESLNGSPVDWMEKVTDEQYQK; encoded by the coding sequence ATGTTGAAAATTATCGCTAACGGCTCCGTTCCATCACGTAAAGGCCCGGAAGAGTATTTCACCGGTACGGTGAGGATCGATGCCCCCTTCAGCGGTACGGAGTCAGCGCGTGTCGGTGGCGCGACGGTCACTTTCGAACCGGGCGCGCGTACCGCCTGGCATACCCACCCGTTCGGACAAACGCTGATCATCACCCACGGCCAGGGCTGGATTCAGTGCGAAGGTGAAGAAACGGTGGTAATGAATCAGGGTGACATCGTCTTTATCCCGGAAGGGGTGAAGCACTGGCATGGCGCTACACCTGACAATGCCATGACGCATATTGCGATTGCCGAATCCCTGAATGGCAGCCCGGTTGACTGGATGGAAAAAGTCACCGACGAACAGTACCAAAAGTAA
- a CDS encoding efflux RND transporter permease subunit, with the protein MSRFFIDRPIFAWVLAIIIMLAGGISILKLPVEQYPDVAPTSVQIRATYPGADATTLQNTVTQVIEQNMSGLDGLMYMSSTSDSSGTLQLTLSFENGTDPDIAQVQVQNKLQLATPLLPQEVQQQGITVRKSSSVFFLVPGFVDETGRMSMEDIADYVAANLKDPISRINGVGDTTLFGSQYAMRIWLDPNKLNNYQLTPVDVMSMIETQNAQIAAGQLGGAPPVKGQQLNASIIAQTRLTSPEEFGNILLKVNSDGSQVRLHDVARIERGGENYNFVVKINGKPASALGIQLAAGANALDTANAIRAKINELKPYFPQGLKVVYPYDTTPFISISIHEVVKTLFEAIVLVFLVMYLFLQSFRATLIPTIAVPVVLLGTFGILAAFGYSINTLTMFGMVLAIGLLVDDAIVVVENVERVMAEEGLKPKAATRKSMGQIQGALVGIALVLSAVFVPMAFFGGSTGVIYRQFSITIVSAMALSVLVALILTPALCVTILKPVKPGSHGQHRGLFGWFNRKFEQSAHHYTGSVARMLNKSGRYLVIYGVLVVGMAVLFMRLPTSFLPSEDQGVLATQAILPAGATQERTQAVLDQVNDYYLNNEKSNVENVLTVNGFGFAGRGQNVGIAFIGLKDWSQRPGEENKVDGIVSRAAKAFSKIMDANVVAFNLPPIIALGNATGFDFELIDQGSLGHDKLVAARNQLLDLARQHPDTLVAVRPNGMEDSPQYKVNIDQEKATALGVDLSDINTTLSSAWGGSYVNDFIDHGRVKKVYVMSDAPYRMMPKDMDNWYVRASNGKMVPFASFSTAEWVYGSPRLERYNGLSSLEILGQPAPGKSSGEAMALMEQLAKQLPPGVGFDWTGMSYQERMTGEQAPALYALSLIVVFLCLAALYESWSIPFSVMLVVPLGVFGALVATMLRGLNNDVYFVVGLLTTIGLSAKNAILIVEFAKDQIEKEGKGVVEATLEAARMRLRPILMTSLAFILGVLPLALSSGAGSGAQNAVGTGVIGGMVAATLLAIYFVPVFFVVVRNRFGGKPRDDEDDEDEEDEEDILV; encoded by the coding sequence ATGTCCAGATTCTTTATTGACCGCCCGATCTTTGCCTGGGTGCTGGCAATTATCATCATGCTGGCCGGGGGAATTTCGATCCTGAAACTGCCAGTGGAGCAATACCCGGACGTTGCGCCCACCTCAGTGCAAATCCGTGCCACCTATCCAGGTGCGGATGCCACCACGTTGCAGAACACCGTGACCCAGGTGATTGAGCAGAACATGAGCGGGCTGGATGGCCTGATGTATATGTCCTCCACCAGCGATTCATCCGGCACGCTTCAGCTGACGCTGTCGTTTGAGAACGGCACTGACCCGGATATCGCTCAGGTGCAGGTGCAGAACAAGTTGCAGCTCGCCACCCCCCTGCTGCCGCAGGAAGTGCAGCAGCAGGGCATCACCGTGCGCAAATCCTCCAGCGTGTTCTTCCTGGTGCCCGGTTTCGTCGATGAAACCGGCCGCATGAGCATGGAAGATATTGCCGATTACGTGGCGGCTAACCTGAAAGATCCCATCAGCCGTATCAACGGCGTGGGGGATACCACGCTGTTTGGTTCGCAGTACGCGATGCGTATCTGGCTCGATCCCAACAAGCTGAACAACTACCAGCTGACGCCGGTGGATGTGATGAGCATGATTGAAACCCAGAATGCGCAGATTGCCGCCGGTCAACTTGGTGGCGCGCCGCCGGTAAAAGGTCAGCAGCTTAACGCCTCGATCATTGCCCAGACCCGACTCACCTCGCCGGAAGAGTTTGGCAACATCCTGCTGAAAGTGAACAGCGACGGCTCGCAGGTGCGTCTGCATGATGTGGCGCGGATCGAGCGCGGCGGTGAGAACTATAACTTTGTGGTTAAAATCAATGGCAAACCGGCGTCAGCATTGGGTATTCAGCTGGCGGCAGGCGCTAACGCGCTGGATACCGCCAATGCTATCCGCGCGAAAATTAATGAATTGAAACCTTACTTCCCGCAGGGACTGAAGGTGGTCTATCCCTACGACACCACGCCGTTTATCAGTATCTCGATCCACGAGGTAGTGAAAACGCTGTTTGAAGCCATCGTGCTGGTGTTCCTGGTGATGTACCTGTTTTTGCAGAGTTTCCGCGCCACGCTGATCCCGACCATTGCCGTACCGGTGGTGCTGCTGGGTACCTTTGGCATCCTCGCTGCCTTCGGTTACTCGATTAACACCCTGACCATGTTCGGCATGGTGCTGGCGATCGGTTTGCTGGTGGATGACGCCATCGTGGTGGTGGAGAACGTCGAGCGCGTGATGGCTGAGGAGGGCCTGAAACCGAAGGCCGCCACGCGTAAATCGATGGGGCAAATTCAGGGGGCGCTGGTCGGCATTGCGCTGGTGTTGTCGGCGGTGTTTGTACCGATGGCGTTCTTTGGCGGCAGTACCGGGGTAATCTATCGCCAGTTCTCCATCACCATTGTTTCCGCGATGGCGCTCTCGGTGCTGGTGGCGTTGATCCTCACTCCAGCGCTGTGTGTCACCATCCTGAAGCCGGTTAAACCCGGTAGCCACGGGCAACATCGCGGGCTGTTCGGCTGGTTTAACCGCAAGTTTGAGCAAAGTGCACATCATTACACCGGTTCTGTGGCGCGTATGCTGAACAAGAGCGGGCGCTATCTGGTGATTTACGGTGTACTGGTCGTCGGGATGGCGGTGCTGTTTATGCGCCTGCCCACCTCGTTCCTGCCGTCGGAAGATCAGGGGGTGCTCGCCACCCAGGCCATCCTGCCGGCCGGTGCTACCCAGGAACGTACCCAGGCAGTGCTGGATCAGGTCAATGATTACTACCTGAACAACGAGAAAAGCAACGTTGAGAACGTGCTGACGGTCAACGGCTTCGGCTTTGCCGGACGGGGCCAGAACGTGGGGATCGCCTTTATCGGCCTGAAGGACTGGTCACAGCGTCCGGGTGAAGAGAACAAAGTTGACGGTATTGTCAGCCGTGCCGCTAAAGCGTTCAGCAAAATCATGGATGCCAATGTGGTGGCCTTTAACCTGCCGCCGATCATTGCGCTGGGTAACGCGACCGGTTTTGACTTTGAGTTGATTGACCAGGGCAGTTTGGGGCATGACAAACTGGTGGCCGCACGTAACCAGCTGCTGGATCTGGCACGCCAGCATCCCGATACGCTGGTGGCGGTGCGTCCGAACGGCATGGAAGACAGCCCGCAGTACAAAGTCAACATTGACCAGGAGAAAGCCACCGCACTGGGCGTCGATCTGTCCGACATCAATACCACCCTGAGCAGCGCCTGGGGCGGCAGTTATGTTAACGACTTCATTGACCACGGCAGGGTGAAAAAGGTCTACGTGATGAGCGACGCGCCGTATCGCATGATGCCAAAAGATATGGATAACTGGTACGTGCGCGCCAGCAACGGCAAGATGGTGCCGTTTGCCAGCTTCTCGACAGCCGAGTGGGTTTACGGCTCACCGCGTCTGGAACGTTATAACGGCCTGTCTTCCCTGGAAATTCTCGGTCAGCCGGCACCGGGTAAAAGTTCGGGCGAAGCGATGGCGCTGATGGAACAACTGGCGAAACAACTGCCACCTGGCGTCGGCTTTGACTGGACCGGCATGTCGTACCAGGAACGCATGACCGGCGAACAGGCACCGGCGCTGTACGCCCTGTCATTGATTGTGGTGTTCCTGTGCCTGGCGGCGCTGTACGAGAGCTGGTCGATTCCGTTCTCGGTGATGCTGGTGGTGCCGCTTGGCGTGTTTGGTGCGCTGGTCGCTACCATGCTGCGTGGGCTGAATAACGATGTTTACTTCGTGGTTGGCCTGTTAACCACCATCGGTCTGTCGGCGAAGAACGCCATCCTGATCGTAGAATTCGCCAAAGACCAGATCGAGAAAGAAGGTAAAGGCGTGGTGGAAGCCACGCTGGAAGCGGCCCGTATGCGCCTGCGTCCGATTCTGATGACATCGCTGGCGTTTATTCTCGGTGTACTGCCGCTGGCACTGAGTTCTGGTGCCGGTTCCGGTGCACAGAATGCCGTCGGCACCGGGGTAATCGGCGGGATGGTGGCGGCAACCCTGCTGGCTATCTATTTTGTCCCGGTGTTCTTTGTGGTGGTGCGTAACCGCTTTGGCGGCAAGCCCCGCGACGATGAGGACGATGAGGACGAAGAGGACGAAGAGGACATCCTCGTGTAA
- a CDS encoding efflux RND transporter periplasmic adaptor subunit: MPHNVALKPLALLCAFVILNLTGCDDSAGKAAEVQSAPEVQVQTLATQSLPVSTELPGRTSAFRVAEVRPQVSGIILKRAFTEGSDVVAGQTLYQIDPAPFRASYNNARAAVNEAEANARMAQVTLNRYRSLTGTNYISRQDYDQAQATAAQTRAAVDAANAALETARINLAWSTITSPISGRIGRSSVTEGALVQDAQSDALATVQQLDPLYVDVTQSSQDFLRLQQELASGRLHQNAGKAVVSVILGDGSVYPHSGTLAFSDVTVDQTTGSITLRAIVPNPDHALLPGMFVRARLDEGTDPNALLIPQQAVTRTPRGDATALVVDSANKVEVRTISVSQTAGDKWRVTGGLQSGERVIVSGIQRAQPGMTVKPLTAPSPTGTAD, from the coding sequence AGGTGCAGGTCCAGACTCTGGCTACCCAGTCACTGCCCGTGTCCACAGAACTCCCCGGACGTACCTCGGCATTCCGTGTAGCAGAAGTTCGCCCACAGGTGTCAGGCATAATTTTAAAACGCGCCTTCACCGAGGGCAGCGATGTGGTGGCCGGTCAGACGCTGTACCAGATCGATCCTGCCCCTTTCCGCGCCAGCTACAACAATGCCAGGGCAGCCGTGAATGAAGCGGAAGCCAACGCGCGCATGGCACAGGTGACCCTGAATCGCTATCGCTCGCTGACCGGGACAAATTACATCAGCCGTCAGGATTATGACCAGGCACAGGCCACCGCCGCCCAGACGCGTGCCGCCGTGGATGCAGCCAATGCCGCACTGGAAACCGCCCGTATCAACCTCGCCTGGAGCACCATTACCTCGCCGATCAGTGGCCGTATCGGGCGTTCATCGGTGACTGAAGGTGCGCTGGTGCAGGATGCGCAAAGCGATGCGCTGGCTACCGTGCAACAACTGGACCCGCTGTACGTCGATGTCACCCAGTCGAGCCAGGATTTCCTGCGTCTGCAACAGGAACTGGCCTCCGGTCGTTTGCATCAGAATGCCGGTAAAGCGGTGGTCAGCGTGATCCTTGGCGATGGCTCTGTCTATCCCCATAGTGGCACGCTGGCATTTTCTGATGTCACCGTTGACCAAACTACCGGCTCCATCACCCTACGCGCTATTGTCCCCAACCCGGATCACGCGTTGCTGCCCGGTATGTTTGTCCGTGCCCGCCTGGATGAAGGCACCGATCCCAATGCATTGCTGATCCCACAGCAGGCGGTGACCCGTACGCCGCGCGGTGACGCCACCGCGCTGGTGGTTGACAGCGCTAACAAGGTAGAAGTGCGCACCATCAGCGTCTCGCAGACCGCAGGTGACAAATGGCGCGTGACTGGCGGTCTGCAATCCGGCGAACGCGTGATTGTCTCCGGCATTCAACGTGCCCAACCCGGTATGACCGTTAAACCTCTCACCGCCCCTTCGCCCACAGGAACCGCCGACTGA